The sequence below is a genomic window from Streptococcus oralis.
ATAATTTGGACAAAATTAAACAAATAGAAGGTGTTTCGTCGGTTGAACGATCACAAAAACTCCAACCAATGATGAATCATGCCAGAAAGGAAATTGGAGTTGAGGAAGCTATTGATTACCTAAAGTCTATCAATGCTCCATTTGGGAAAAATTTTGATGGTAGAGGTATGGTCATTTCAAATATCGATACTGGAACAGATTATAGGCATAAGGCTATGAGGATTGATGATGATGCCAAAGACTCAATGAAATTTAAAAAAGATGACTTAAAAGGCACTGATAAGAATTATTGGTTGAGTGATAAAATCCCTCATGCGTTCAATTATTATAATGGTGGTAAAATCACTGTAGAAAAATATGATGATGGAAGGGATTATTTTGACCCACATGGGATGCATATTGCAGGGATTCTTGCTGGAAATGATACTGAAAAAGATATCAAGAACTTTAATGGCATAGATGGAATTGCGCCTAATGCACAAATTTTCTCTTATAAAATGTACTCTGACGCAGGATCTGGGTTTGCAGGTGATGAAACAATGTTTCATGCTATTGAAGATTCGATCAAACACAATGTCGATGTTGTTTCGGTATCATCTGGCTTTACGGGAACCGGTCTTGTAGGCGAGAAATATTGGGAGGCTATTAGAGCATTAAGAAAAGCTGGAATCCCAATGGTTGTTGCTACAGGTAACTTTGCGACTTCTGCTTCAAGTTCTTCTTGGGATTTAGTAGCAAATAATAATCTGAAAATGACAGATACTGGAAATGTAACACGAACTGCCGCACATGAAGATGCGATAGCGGTCGCTTCTGCTAAAAATCAAACCATTGAGTTTGATAAGGTTAACATTGGAGGACAAAGTTTTAAATACAGAAATATAGGGGCTTTTTTCGATAAAAACAAAATCCTAACAAATGAGGATGGCTCAAAAACTCCAAATAAATTAAAATTTGTATATATAGGCAAAGGTCAAGACCAAGATTTGATAGGCTTGGATCTTAAGGGCAAAATTGCAGTAATGGATAGAATTTATACCAAGGATTTAAAAGATGCTTTTAAAAGAGCTATGGATAAAGGCGCACGTGCCATTATGGTTGTAAATACTGTAAATTACTACAATAGAGATAATTGGACAGACCTTCCAGCTATGGGATATGAAGCGGATGAAGGGACTACTAGTCAAGTATTTTCAATTTCAGGAGATGATGGTGTAAAATTATGGAACATGATTAACCCTGATAAAAAAACTGAAGTCAAAAGAAATAATAAGGAAGATTTTAAAGATAACTTAGAACAATACTATCCAATTGATATGGAAAGCTATAATTCTAATAAACCGAATGTAGGTGATGAAAAAGAAATTGACTTTAAATTTGCACCTGACACAGACAAAGAACTTTATAAAGAAGATATTATAGTTCCAGCAGGGTCTACATCTTGGGGGCCAAGAACAGATTTGCTTTTAAAACCGGATGTTTCAGCACCAGGTAAAAATATTAAATCTACTCTAAATGTTATTAATGGTAAATCTACTTATGGTTATATGTCAGGAACTAGCATGGCAACTCCAATTGTAGCAGCTTCTACTGTTTTGATTCGACCAAAATTAAAGGAATTGCTTGAAAGACCTGTCTTGAAAAATCTTAAGGGAGATGACAAAATAGACCTTACAAGTCTTACAAAAATAGCCCTACAAAATACTGCAAGACCTATGATGGATGCAACCTCTTGGAAAGAAAAGAGTCAATACTTTGCATCACCTAGACAGCAGGGAGCGGGACTAATTAATGTTGCCAACGCTTTGAGAAATGAAGTTGTAGCGACTTTCAAAAATATAGATTCTAAAGGTTTGGTAAATTCATATGGTTCCATTTCTCTTAAAGAAATAAAAGGTGATAAAAAATACTTTACAATCAAGCTTCACAATACCTCAAATAGACCTTTAACCTTTAAAGTTTCTGCATCAACTGTAACTACAGATGCTCTAACTGATAGGCTAAAACTCGATGAAACATATAAAGATGAAAAATCTCCGGACGGGAAGCAAATTGTTCCAGAAATTCACCCAGAAAAAGTCAAAGGAGCAAATATCACATTTGAGCATGATACTTTCACTATAGGTCCAAATTCCAGCTTTGATTTAAATGCGGTTATAAATGTTGGGGAAGCAAAAAATAAAAATAAATTTGTAGAATCATTTATTCATTTTGAGTCAGTGGAAGAAATGGAAGCTCTAAACTCCAACGGTAAGAAAAGAAACTTCCAACCTTCTTTGTCCATGCCTCTAATGGGATTTGCTGGGAATTGGAACCACGAACCAATCCTTGATAAATGGGCCTGGGAAGAAGGGTCAAAATCAAAAGCGATGGAAGGTTATGATGATGATGGCAAACCAAAAATTCCAGGTACCTTAAATAAGGGGATTGGTGGAGAACATGGTATAGATAAATTTAATCCAGCAGGAGTTATCCAAAATAGAAAAGATAGAAATACAACATCCCTAGATCAAAATCCAGAACTATTTGCTTTCAATAACGAAGGAATCAACGCACCCTCATCAAGTGGTTCTAATATTGCTAAAATTTATCCTTTAGATTCAAATGGAAATCCTCAAGATGCTCAACTTGAGAGAGGATTAACGCCTTCTCCACTTGTATTAAGAAGTGCAGAAGAAGGGGTGATTTCAATAGTAAATACAAATAAAGAAGGAGAAAATCAAAGAGACTTAAAAGTCATTTCGAGAGAACACTTTATTAAAGGAATTTTAAACTCTAAAAGAAATGATGCAAAGGGCATTAAATCTTCTAAGCTAAAAGTTTGGGGTGATTTGAAATGGGATGGACTCATTTATAACCCTAGAGGTAGAGAAGAAAATGCCCCAGAAAGTAATGACAAAAAAGATCCTGCTACTAAGATACGAGGACAATTTGAACCGATTGCGGAAGGCCAATATTTCTATAAATTTAAATATAGATTAACCAAGGATTACCCATGGCAGGTTTCCTATATTCCTGTAAAAATTGATAACACCCCTCCAAAGATTGTTTCAATTGATTTTTCAAACCCTGAAAAAATTAAGTTGATTACAAAGGATACTTATCACAAGGTCAAAGAGCAATACAAGAATGAAACGCTATTTGCGAGAGATCAAAAAGAACATCCTGAAAAATTTGACGAGATTGCCAACGAAGTTTGGTATGCTGGGGCCGCTCTTGTTAATGAAGATGGAGAGGTTGAGAAAAATCTTGAAGTAACTTATGCAGGTGAGGGTCAAGGACGAAATAGGAAACTTGATAAAGACGGAAATACTATTTATGAAATTAGTGGAGCAGGAGATTTAAGAGGCAAAATCATTGAAGTGATTGCATTAGACGGTTCTAGCAATTTCACAAAGATTCATAGAATTAAATTTGCTGATCATGCTGATGAAAAGGGGATGATTTCCTATTATCTAGTAGATCCTGATCAAGATTCATCTAAATACCAAAAGCTTGGAGAAATTCCTGAATCTAAATTTAAGAATATAAAAAACGTTAAAGATGATAGTCTTAAAAAAGATACAACTGAGGTAGAACATCATCAAGAAAATGAAGA
It includes:
- a CDS encoding S8 family peptidase, with the protein product MKKSTVLSLTTAAVILAAYAPNEVILADAPSSEDALRISDKEKVVADKEKVVADKETENNEQSEELHNVIETSKDTEEKKTTVIEEKEVVSKKSVIDKKTSNEGASIKEDSNQSQGNDADSFVNKDTENPKKEDKVVYIAEFKDKQSGEKVIKELSNLKDTKVLYTYNTIFNGAAIETTPDNLDKIKQIEGVSSVERSQKLQPMMNHARKEIGVEEAIDYLKSINAPFGKNFDGRGMVISNIDTGTDYRHKAMRIDDDAKDSMKFKKDDLKGTDKNYWLSDKIPHAFNYYNGGKITVEKYDDGRDYFDPHGMHIAGILAGNDTEKDIKNFNGIDGIAPNAQIFSYKMYSDAGSGFAGDETMFHAIEDSIKHNVDVVSVSSGFTGTGLVGEKYWEAIRALRKAGIPMVVATGNFATSASSSSWDLVANNNLKMTDTGNVTRTAAHEDAIAVASAKNQTIEFDKVNIGGQSFKYRNIGAFFDKNKILTNEDGSKTPNKLKFVYIGKGQDQDLIGLDLKGKIAVMDRIYTKDLKDAFKRAMDKGARAIMVVNTVNYYNRDNWTDLPAMGYEADEGTTSQVFSISGDDGVKLWNMINPDKKTEVKRNNKEDFKDNLEQYYPIDMESYNSNKPNVGDEKEIDFKFAPDTDKELYKEDIIVPAGSTSWGPRTDLLLKPDVSAPGKNIKSTLNVINGKSTYGYMSGTSMATPIVAASTVLIRPKLKELLERPVLKNLKGDDKIDLTSLTKIALQNTARPMMDATSWKEKSQYFASPRQQGAGLINVANALRNEVVATFKNIDSKGLVNSYGSISLKEIKGDKKYFTIKLHNTSNRPLTFKVSASTVTTDALTDRLKLDETYKDEKSPDGKQIVPEIHPEKVKGANITFEHDTFTIGPNSSFDLNAVINVGEAKNKNKFVESFIHFESVEEMEALNSNGKKRNFQPSLSMPLMGFAGNWNHEPILDKWAWEEGSKSKAMEGYDDDGKPKIPGTLNKGIGGEHGIDKFNPAGVIQNRKDRNTTSLDQNPELFAFNNEGINAPSSSGSNIAKIYPLDSNGNPQDAQLERGLTPSPLVLRSAEEGVISIVNTNKEGENQRDLKVISREHFIKGILNSKRNDAKGIKSSKLKVWGDLKWDGLIYNPRGREENAPESNDKKDPATKIRGQFEPIAEGQYFYKFKYRLTKDYPWQVSYIPVKIDNTPPKIVSIDFSNPEKIKLITKDTYHKVKEQYKNETLFARDQKEHPEKFDEIANEVWYAGAALVNEDGEVEKNLEVTYAGEGQGRNRKLDKDGNTIYEISGAGDLRGKIIEVIALDGSSNFTKIHRIKFADHADEKGMISYYLVDPDQDSSKYQKLGEIPESKFKNIKNVKDDSLKKDTTEVEHHQENEEATEEKSSFTIHKTISTIRDFESKDLKKLIKKKFREVDDFTSETGKRIEEYDYKYDDKGNIIAYDDGSALQYETEKLDEIKSKIYGILNPSKDGHFEILGKISNVSKNAKVYYGNNYKSIEIKTTKYDSHSKTMTFDLYANINDIVDGLAFAGDMRFFVKDDDQIKAETKIRMPEKNKETKAEYPYASSYGNVIELGEGDLSKNKPNNLTDMESGKIYSDSEKQQYLLKDNIILRKGYALKVTTYNPGKTDMLEGNGVYSKEDIAKIQKANPNLRVLSETTIYADSRNVEDGRSTQSVLMSALDGFNIVRYQVFTFKMNDKGEAIDNDGNLVTDSSKLVLFGKDSKEYTGEDKSNVEAIKEDGSTLFIDAKPVNLSMDKNYFNPSKTNKIYVRNPEFYLRGKISDKGGFNWELRVNESVVDNYLIYGDLHIDNTRDFNIKLNVKDGDIMDWGMKDYKANGFPDKVTDMDGNVYLQTGYSDLNAKAVGVHYQFLYDNVKPEVSIDPKGNTSIEYANGKSVVFNINDKRNNGFDGEIQEQHIYVNGKEYKSFDDIKQLTDKTLNIKIVVKDFARNTTVKEFILNKDTGEVSELKPHRVTVTIQNGKEMSSTIVSEEDFMLPVYKGELEKGYQFDGWEISGFEGKKDAGYVLNLSKDTFIKPVFKKIEEKKEEENKPTFDVSKKKEKTQSDSTNDVNSIVSDENDKNFEINKNVYLNEEGNLTNKNTNINSKSTSNNPNELPKTGTASGAQTLLAAGIMFIVGAFLGLKRKNKD